The following coding sequences lie in one Arachis ipaensis cultivar K30076 chromosome B03, Araip1.1, whole genome shotgun sequence genomic window:
- the LOC107633856 gene encoding LRR receptor-like serine/threonine-protein kinase EFR isoform X1 encodes MNNKLYSSLWTFFTYCFSLQLHYYFFMSLIVSGTNFTTRDKHALVALKSSITQDPHHFLTHNWSTNSSVCNWFGVTCDHRHGRVRALNLGDMGLSGTIPSHLGNLSFLIELNLGGNTFHHNLPQELVHLRRLKSLNLSYNEFSGNVPQWIGALSSLQHLNLRNNRFGGVIPKSISNLTVLETLEIDHNLIEGSIPDEVGRMSQLRILSMSVNHLSGAIPPTISNLSSLRGISLSYNSLSGGIPVEIGELPELRVVYLGNNPLGGSIPRTMLNSSTLQDIEIGSSNLSGTLPSNLCSGLARIQVLYIAFNQLSGQMPSVWHHCKELTDVDLSNNKFSQGNIPRDIGNLTMLASLYLSQANLQGEIPPSLFNISSMRVLNLGQNKLNGSLTEEMFLQLPLLEYIYLADNQFVGSIPKTIRNCTMLQELHLGSNYFTGSIPEGIGDLLLTSLSMGDNHLSGSIPSNIFNTSSLSYLYLANNSLSGSLPSHISLENMEELNLYGNKLSGNIPSSISNATKLNYMDLKLNKFSGVIPNTIGNLRNLQQLDLGYNNLTTHSSTLELMYPSSLCDLSISGNPFHAKLPKSIGNMSNLELFDADACSIDGEIPLEIGNLTNLYALNLYRNDLSGTIPTTINGLQSLQYLSLGNNRLQGTIISEICKIKQLSELYITENKLISGEVPTCFGNLTSLRKLYLNSNKLSKVPSSLWSLRDILEVNLSDNALTLSLPIEIGNLKAVTFLDLSKNMISGSIPGAISGLQNLQILNLSQNKLVGGIPDSLGSLISLTDLDLSQNNLFGLIPRSLESLHYLEFINLSNNSLEGEIPSGGPFKNFTAQSFMFNKALCGNARLQVPACSKVKKKRSNANIFFIKCILPIMVSIILVVFCVFFLVRRRRKNGGDTNEGTLSALPAARMVSYYELSQATNGFDESNLLGRGSFGSVFKGLLSNGMVVAVKVFNLDLELGSKSFSVECEAMRNLRHRNLIKIIGCCSSIDYKLLVMEFMPNGSLERWLHSHNHCLGFLQRLNIMIDVASALEYLHHGSSPIVVHCDVKPCNVLLDEDMVGHVSDFGIAKLLGEGQSKEYTKTMATVGYIAPEFGSKGIISTKGDVYSFGIMLMETFTRKKPTDDLFVAGLSMKGWISESLPHAIDRVVDSNLLQDEGHHHVDDIIASTSSILKLALNCCEDLPEERMNMTDIAASLNKVKAMFLKASDKDVVRFCRK; translated from the exons ATGAACAATAAACTTTACTCTTCGCTATGGACATTCTTCACTTACTGTTTTTCATTGCAATTGCACTACTACTTCTTCATGAGCCTCATTGTTAGTGGAACCAACTTCACTACTAGAGATAAGCATGCACTTGTTGCTCTCAAATCTTCCATAACTCAGGACCCTCACCACTTCCTCACACATAATTGGTCCACCAACTCCTCAGTATGCAACTGGTTTGGTGTCACCTGTGATCATCGCCATGGAAGGGTAAGAGCCTTGAATCTTGGTGACATGGGTCTTAGTGGTACCATACCCTCTCATTTGGGGAACCTCTCCTTCCTCATTGAACTCAACCTTGGTGGTAACACTTTCCATCACAACTTGCCACAAGAACTAGTTCATCTTCGAAGATTGAAGTCACTTAACTTGAGCTACAATGAATTTAGTGGTAATGTTCCACAATGGATAGGAGCCTTATCTTCTCTTCAGCACTTGAACCTTAGAAACAATAGGTTTGGTGGTGTTATTCCAAAGTCTATATCAAATTTAACAGTGCTAGAGACCTTGGAAATTGACCACAATCTTATTGAAGGCTCCATTCCAGATGAAGTTGGCAGAATGAGCCAGTTGAGGATCTTATCCATGTCAGTAAACCATCTCTCCGGTGCCATTCCTCCAACTATTTCTAACCTCTCTTCTTTGCGTGGAATCAGTTTGTCTTATAACTCTCTCTCAG GAGGCATTCCAGTGGAGATTGGTGAACTTCCGGAGCTAAGAGTGGTGTATCTTGGAAATAATCCACTTGGTGGATCCATACCAAGAACAATGTTGAATAGTTCAACGCTGCAAGACATTGAGATTGGGTCAAGCAACTTATCTGGGACCCTACCATCAAACTTATGTAGTGGACTTGCAAGAATCCAAGTGCTTTACATAGCTTTCAACCAGCTTTCTGGTCAAATGCCTTCGGTTTGGCACCACTGCAAAGAGTTGACCGATGTTGACTTATCAAACAACAAGTTCAGCCAAGGGAACATACCCCGTGATATTGGAAACTTAACTATGCTTGCTTCTTTGTATCTTAGTCAAGCCAACTTACAAG GAGAAATTCCACCCTCTCTTTTTAACATATCTTCAATGAGAGTACTCAACCTTGGACAAAACAAATTGAACGGTAGCCTCACAGAAGAGATGTTTCTTCAGCTTCCTTTACTAGAATACATTTATCTGGCAGATAATCAATTTGTTGGAAGTATTCCAAAAACTATAAGAAATTGCACCATGCTCCAAGAGTTACATTTGGGAAGCAACTACTTCACAG GTTCTATACCAGAGGGCATTGGAGATCTTCTACTCACAAGCTTAAGCATGGGAGATAACCATTTAAGTGGATCAATTCCCTCAAATATCTTCAACACGTCTTCACTGAGTTACTTATATCTAGCAAATAATTCCCTCTCAGGTTCTCTTCCATCACATATCAGCCTTGAAAACATGGAAGAGCTAAACTTGTATGGAAACAAACTTAGTGGAAATATTCCAAGTAGCATATCCAATGCTACAAAGCTTAACTACATGGACTTGAAGTTAAATAAATTCAGTGGTGTTATCCCAAATACTATTGGGAATTTGAGAAATCTTCAGCAGCTTGATTTAGGATACAATAATTTAACCACTCATTCTTCCACTCTTGAATTAATGTATCCTTCTTCCTTGTGTGATCTTTCCATATCAGGGAATCCATTCCATGCAAAGCTTCCCAAGTCAATTGGAAATATGTCCAATTTGGAACTATTTGATGCTGATGCTTGCAGTATTGATGGTGAAATCCCTTTGGAAATTGGAAACTTAACCAATTTGTACGCGCTAAATTTGTACCGGAATGATTTAAGTGGAACCATTCCAACTACAATTAATGGTTTGCAGTCTCTTCAATATTTGAGTCTTGGCAACAACCGTCTGCAGGGAACCATCATCAGCGAAATCTGCAAAATCAAGCAGCTGAGTGAGTTGTACATAACTGAGAACAAGCTAATTTCTGGAGAGGTTCCAACTTGCTTTGGTAATCTTACTTCTCTAAGAAAACTTTACTTGAACTCCAACAAACTCAGTAAGGTGCCTTCTTCTCTTTGGAGCCTCAGAGACATTCTTGAGGTGAACTTGTCTGACAATGCTTTAACTCTGTCTCTTCCAATTGAAATTGGGAACTTAAAGGCTGTGACTTTCTTGGATCTATCAAAGAATATGATCTCAGGAAGCATTCCTGGGGCCATTTCTGGATTGCAAAATTTGCAAATTCTCAACTTATCACAAAATAAATTGGTAGGGGGTATTCCTGATTCACTTGGCAGTTTGATAAGTTTGACAGATTTGGACTTATCTCAAAACAACTTGTTTGGCTTGATTCCAAGATCATTGGAGTCACTTCATTATCTTGAATTCATCAATCTTTCTAATAATAGTTTGGAAGGAGAGATTCCGAGTGGTggacctttcaaaaatttcactGCTCAATCTTTCATGTTTAATAAAGCACTTTGTGGAAATGCTAGATTACAAGTCCCAGCATGCAGTAAAgtaaagaagaaaaggtcaaatGCAAACATATTCTTCATCAAATGCATATTACCTATAATGGTTTCAATCATTCTGGTTGTTTTCTGTGTGTTTTTTCTCGTCAGGCGTCGAAGAAAGAATGGTGGTGATACTAATGAAGGAACATTATCAGCATTACCAGCAGCCAGAATGGTTTCATACTATGAACTATCACAGGCAACTAATGGATTTGATGAGAGTAATTTGCTTGGTAGGGGCAGTTTTGGGTCTGTGTTCAAAGGTTTACTTTCAAATGGGATGGTGGTTGCTGTCAAAGTGTTTAACTTGGACTTGGAATTAGGATCAAAGAGCTTCAGTGTAGAATGCGAAGCAATGCGCAATCTGCGCCATCGAAATCTCATCAAGATCATAGGTTGTTGTTCAAGTATAGATTACAAGCTTTTAGTGATGGAGTTCATGCCTAATGGGAGCCTTGAGAGATGGTTGCATTCTCATAACCATTGTTTGGGCTTCTTGCAAAGGCTAAATATAATGATAGATGTGGCATCTGCATTGGAGTATCTGCATCATGGATCTTCACCTATAGTGGTTCATTGTGATGTCAAACCTTGTAATGTCTTATTGGATGAAGACATGGTTGGCCATGTCAGTGACTTTGGCATTGCCAAATTGCTTGGCGAGGGACAATCCAAAGAATATACCAAGACCATGGCTACAGTTGGCTACATTGCACCGG AGTTTGGATCCAAAGGGATTATCTCTACAAAGGGAGATGTATACAGTTTTGGGATAATGCTGATGGAAACATTCACAAGAAAGAAGCCAACAGATGACTTGTTTGTTGCAGGATTAAGCATGAAAGGTTGGATTAGTGAATCATTACCCCATGCAATTGATCGAGTTGTGGATTCCAACTTGTTACAAGATGAAGGTCACCACCATGTTGATGACATAATAGCATCTACATCATCTATCTTGAAACTGGCCTTGAATTGTTGTGAGGATTTACCTGAAGAACGAATGAACATGACAGATATTGCTGCATCATTGAACAAAGTTAAGGCCATGTTTCTTAAAGCTAGTGACAAGGATGTCGTGCGGTTTTGTAGAAAATGA
- the LOC107633856 gene encoding LRR receptor-like serine/threonine-protein kinase EFR isoform X2 — translation MNNKLYSSLWTFFTYCFSLQLHYYFFMSLIVSGTNFTTRDKHALVALKSSITQDPHHFLTHNWSTNSSVCNWFGVTCDHRHGRVRALNLGDMGLSGTIPSHLGNLSFLIELNLGGNTFHHNLPQELVHLRRLKSLNLSYNEFSGNVPQWIGALSSLQHLNLRNNRFGGVIPKSISNLTVLETLEIDHNLIEGSIPDEVGRMSQLRILSMSVNHLSGAIPPTISNLSSLRGISLSYNSLSGIPVEIGELPELRVVYLGNNPLGGSIPRTMLNSSTLQDIEIGSSNLSGTLPSNLCSGLARIQVLYIAFNQLSGQMPSVWHHCKELTDVDLSNNKFSQGNIPRDIGNLTMLASLYLSQANLQGEIPPSLFNISSMRVLNLGQNKLNGSLTEEMFLQLPLLEYIYLADNQFVGSIPKTIRNCTMLQELHLGSNYFTGSIPEGIGDLLLTSLSMGDNHLSGSIPSNIFNTSSLSYLYLANNSLSGSLPSHISLENMEELNLYGNKLSGNIPSSISNATKLNYMDLKLNKFSGVIPNTIGNLRNLQQLDLGYNNLTTHSSTLELMYPSSLCDLSISGNPFHAKLPKSIGNMSNLELFDADACSIDGEIPLEIGNLTNLYALNLYRNDLSGTIPTTINGLQSLQYLSLGNNRLQGTIISEICKIKQLSELYITENKLISGEVPTCFGNLTSLRKLYLNSNKLSKVPSSLWSLRDILEVNLSDNALTLSLPIEIGNLKAVTFLDLSKNMISGSIPGAISGLQNLQILNLSQNKLVGGIPDSLGSLISLTDLDLSQNNLFGLIPRSLESLHYLEFINLSNNSLEGEIPSGGPFKNFTAQSFMFNKALCGNARLQVPACSKVKKKRSNANIFFIKCILPIMVSIILVVFCVFFLVRRRRKNGGDTNEGTLSALPAARMVSYYELSQATNGFDESNLLGRGSFGSVFKGLLSNGMVVAVKVFNLDLELGSKSFSVECEAMRNLRHRNLIKIIGCCSSIDYKLLVMEFMPNGSLERWLHSHNHCLGFLQRLNIMIDVASALEYLHHGSSPIVVHCDVKPCNVLLDEDMVGHVSDFGIAKLLGEGQSKEYTKTMATVGYIAPEFGSKGIISTKGDVYSFGIMLMETFTRKKPTDDLFVAGLSMKGWISESLPHAIDRVVDSNLLQDEGHHHVDDIIASTSSILKLALNCCEDLPEERMNMTDIAASLNKVKAMFLKASDKDVVRFCRK, via the exons ATGAACAATAAACTTTACTCTTCGCTATGGACATTCTTCACTTACTGTTTTTCATTGCAATTGCACTACTACTTCTTCATGAGCCTCATTGTTAGTGGAACCAACTTCACTACTAGAGATAAGCATGCACTTGTTGCTCTCAAATCTTCCATAACTCAGGACCCTCACCACTTCCTCACACATAATTGGTCCACCAACTCCTCAGTATGCAACTGGTTTGGTGTCACCTGTGATCATCGCCATGGAAGGGTAAGAGCCTTGAATCTTGGTGACATGGGTCTTAGTGGTACCATACCCTCTCATTTGGGGAACCTCTCCTTCCTCATTGAACTCAACCTTGGTGGTAACACTTTCCATCACAACTTGCCACAAGAACTAGTTCATCTTCGAAGATTGAAGTCACTTAACTTGAGCTACAATGAATTTAGTGGTAATGTTCCACAATGGATAGGAGCCTTATCTTCTCTTCAGCACTTGAACCTTAGAAACAATAGGTTTGGTGGTGTTATTCCAAAGTCTATATCAAATTTAACAGTGCTAGAGACCTTGGAAATTGACCACAATCTTATTGAAGGCTCCATTCCAGATGAAGTTGGCAGAATGAGCCAGTTGAGGATCTTATCCATGTCAGTAAACCATCTCTCCGGTGCCATTCCTCCAACTATTTCTAACCTCTCTTCTTTGCGTGGAATCAGTTTGTCTTATAACTCTCTCTCAG GCATTCCAGTGGAGATTGGTGAACTTCCGGAGCTAAGAGTGGTGTATCTTGGAAATAATCCACTTGGTGGATCCATACCAAGAACAATGTTGAATAGTTCAACGCTGCAAGACATTGAGATTGGGTCAAGCAACTTATCTGGGACCCTACCATCAAACTTATGTAGTGGACTTGCAAGAATCCAAGTGCTTTACATAGCTTTCAACCAGCTTTCTGGTCAAATGCCTTCGGTTTGGCACCACTGCAAAGAGTTGACCGATGTTGACTTATCAAACAACAAGTTCAGCCAAGGGAACATACCCCGTGATATTGGAAACTTAACTATGCTTGCTTCTTTGTATCTTAGTCAAGCCAACTTACAAG GAGAAATTCCACCCTCTCTTTTTAACATATCTTCAATGAGAGTACTCAACCTTGGACAAAACAAATTGAACGGTAGCCTCACAGAAGAGATGTTTCTTCAGCTTCCTTTACTAGAATACATTTATCTGGCAGATAATCAATTTGTTGGAAGTATTCCAAAAACTATAAGAAATTGCACCATGCTCCAAGAGTTACATTTGGGAAGCAACTACTTCACAG GTTCTATACCAGAGGGCATTGGAGATCTTCTACTCACAAGCTTAAGCATGGGAGATAACCATTTAAGTGGATCAATTCCCTCAAATATCTTCAACACGTCTTCACTGAGTTACTTATATCTAGCAAATAATTCCCTCTCAGGTTCTCTTCCATCACATATCAGCCTTGAAAACATGGAAGAGCTAAACTTGTATGGAAACAAACTTAGTGGAAATATTCCAAGTAGCATATCCAATGCTACAAAGCTTAACTACATGGACTTGAAGTTAAATAAATTCAGTGGTGTTATCCCAAATACTATTGGGAATTTGAGAAATCTTCAGCAGCTTGATTTAGGATACAATAATTTAACCACTCATTCTTCCACTCTTGAATTAATGTATCCTTCTTCCTTGTGTGATCTTTCCATATCAGGGAATCCATTCCATGCAAAGCTTCCCAAGTCAATTGGAAATATGTCCAATTTGGAACTATTTGATGCTGATGCTTGCAGTATTGATGGTGAAATCCCTTTGGAAATTGGAAACTTAACCAATTTGTACGCGCTAAATTTGTACCGGAATGATTTAAGTGGAACCATTCCAACTACAATTAATGGTTTGCAGTCTCTTCAATATTTGAGTCTTGGCAACAACCGTCTGCAGGGAACCATCATCAGCGAAATCTGCAAAATCAAGCAGCTGAGTGAGTTGTACATAACTGAGAACAAGCTAATTTCTGGAGAGGTTCCAACTTGCTTTGGTAATCTTACTTCTCTAAGAAAACTTTACTTGAACTCCAACAAACTCAGTAAGGTGCCTTCTTCTCTTTGGAGCCTCAGAGACATTCTTGAGGTGAACTTGTCTGACAATGCTTTAACTCTGTCTCTTCCAATTGAAATTGGGAACTTAAAGGCTGTGACTTTCTTGGATCTATCAAAGAATATGATCTCAGGAAGCATTCCTGGGGCCATTTCTGGATTGCAAAATTTGCAAATTCTCAACTTATCACAAAATAAATTGGTAGGGGGTATTCCTGATTCACTTGGCAGTTTGATAAGTTTGACAGATTTGGACTTATCTCAAAACAACTTGTTTGGCTTGATTCCAAGATCATTGGAGTCACTTCATTATCTTGAATTCATCAATCTTTCTAATAATAGTTTGGAAGGAGAGATTCCGAGTGGTggacctttcaaaaatttcactGCTCAATCTTTCATGTTTAATAAAGCACTTTGTGGAAATGCTAGATTACAAGTCCCAGCATGCAGTAAAgtaaagaagaaaaggtcaaatGCAAACATATTCTTCATCAAATGCATATTACCTATAATGGTTTCAATCATTCTGGTTGTTTTCTGTGTGTTTTTTCTCGTCAGGCGTCGAAGAAAGAATGGTGGTGATACTAATGAAGGAACATTATCAGCATTACCAGCAGCCAGAATGGTTTCATACTATGAACTATCACAGGCAACTAATGGATTTGATGAGAGTAATTTGCTTGGTAGGGGCAGTTTTGGGTCTGTGTTCAAAGGTTTACTTTCAAATGGGATGGTGGTTGCTGTCAAAGTGTTTAACTTGGACTTGGAATTAGGATCAAAGAGCTTCAGTGTAGAATGCGAAGCAATGCGCAATCTGCGCCATCGAAATCTCATCAAGATCATAGGTTGTTGTTCAAGTATAGATTACAAGCTTTTAGTGATGGAGTTCATGCCTAATGGGAGCCTTGAGAGATGGTTGCATTCTCATAACCATTGTTTGGGCTTCTTGCAAAGGCTAAATATAATGATAGATGTGGCATCTGCATTGGAGTATCTGCATCATGGATCTTCACCTATAGTGGTTCATTGTGATGTCAAACCTTGTAATGTCTTATTGGATGAAGACATGGTTGGCCATGTCAGTGACTTTGGCATTGCCAAATTGCTTGGCGAGGGACAATCCAAAGAATATACCAAGACCATGGCTACAGTTGGCTACATTGCACCGG AGTTTGGATCCAAAGGGATTATCTCTACAAAGGGAGATGTATACAGTTTTGGGATAATGCTGATGGAAACATTCACAAGAAAGAAGCCAACAGATGACTTGTTTGTTGCAGGATTAAGCATGAAAGGTTGGATTAGTGAATCATTACCCCATGCAATTGATCGAGTTGTGGATTCCAACTTGTTACAAGATGAAGGTCACCACCATGTTGATGACATAATAGCATCTACATCATCTATCTTGAAACTGGCCTTGAATTGTTGTGAGGATTTACCTGAAGAACGAATGAACATGACAGATATTGCTGCATCATTGAACAAAGTTAAGGCCATGTTTCTTAAAGCTAGTGACAAGGATGTCGTGCGGTTTTGTAGAAAATGA